The proteins below are encoded in one region of Lactuca sativa cultivar Salinas chromosome 3, Lsat_Salinas_v11, whole genome shotgun sequence:
- the LOC111905228 gene encoding putative F-box/FBD/LRR-repeat protein At4g03220, translated as MEFDDDNVRRRVVEEDRLSSLPDELIHKILSCFDIKFVVQTCLLSSRWEYLWTSMSCLNFSSFSPLPKFAKFMTNVLSHRNHQVEVSSVNLDFHGAASQVFVKKIAKYAFSHNLQQLTVVCFPKKHHQYPSCLFSSKSLQHFTLSNHPFSYAPCLTPKTPWDFPALTTLHLSHITLCDDHTEKSVDLFSKCVNLKNLTLKRFTVMDVEVFDIITPLLSNLVLIDCRRSISINLIAPQLENLTVLDCAISYLNVPAGVSSLCYRGYDPRKLSKDRFHSLNKVSICLSMYKLYKAYEEEDAIETINMLQELHCARYLTLSVDIVECLSSFPDLVSHHPSPFSNLNCLTIDSSRRSDAYKVKMSTEVRNFLLENSPKAIFTMELPEEPPTKAMKQKEARVKRKAKLAAEIESDMKDLQGSIEQGNMIVDQKEKAKAAFDNIISISSKKSQIRSLLEKLPKRDRVELEARFSLQLEEEEALRGRLLSEIVNSEEDRCAFEKLISDYLSSYDQDVSDSKLPPGSQMPSSSSTSGC; from the exons ATGGAGTTTGATGATGATAATGTTAGGAGGCGAGTGGTAGAAGAAGATAGATTGAGCAGCTTGCCAGATGAGCTTATTCATAAGATTCTGTCTTGTTTTGACATTAAATTTGTTGTTCAAACATGTTTGTTGTCATCAAGATGGGAATATCTGTGGACATCAATGTCTTGTCTCAACTTCTCAAGTTTTAGTCCTTTACCCAAATTTGCCAAATTCATGACCAATGTTCTGTCTCACCGAAATCATCAAGTGGAAGTGTCTTCTGTAAATCTAGATTTCCATGGAGCAGCAAGTCAGGTTTTTGTGAAAAAGATTGCAAAGTACGCCTTCTCTCACAATCTCCAACAACTAACTGTTGTTTGTTTTCCCAAAAAACACCATCAGTACCCTTCATGCCTATTTAGCTCTAAGTCTCTTCAACATTTCACCTTAAgtaaccatcctttttcttatgCACCTTGCCTTACACCCAAAACACCTTGGGATTTTCCAGCTTTAACAACTTTGCATCTTAGCCACATCACATTGTGTGATGATCACACCGAAAAGTCTGTTGATCTTTTCTCCAAGTGTGTCAACTTAAAGAACCTCACTTTAAAACGTTTCACTGTCATGGATGTGGAGGTGTTTGACATCATTACCCCTCTACTTTCTAATCTTGTTCTTATCGATTGCAGACGCTCAATATCAATCAATCTGATTGCGCCTCAACTTGAGAATCTTACAGTACTTGATTGTGCAATCAGTTACTTGAATGTTCCAGCAGGAGTTTCATCTTTGTGCTACAGAGGTTATGATCCTAGGAAATTGTCTAAAGATCGCTTTCATTCTCTAAACAAAGTGAGTATCTGTTTGTCTATGTATAAATTATACAAGGCATATGAGGAGGAAGATGCAATCGAGACTATTAACATGCTTCAGGAGCTCCATTGTGCTAGATATCTAACACTTAGTGTGGACATTGTTGAG TGTCTTTCCTCATTTCCAGATTTAGTATCGCACCATCCTTCACCTTTTAGCAACTTAAATTGCTTGACTATAGACTCCAGCAGGAGGAGTGATGCATACAAAGTAAAAATGTCTACTGAAGTTAGAAACTTCTTGCTTGAGAACTCTCCAAAAGCCATATTCACCATGGAATTACCCGAG GAACCACCTACGAAAGCCATGAAACAGAAAGAAGCTAGGGTGAAGAGGAAGGCCAAACTGGCTGCAGAGATTGAGAGTGATATGAAGGATTTGCAAGGATCAATAGAGCAAGGAAACATGATTGTTGACCAAAAGGAAAAGGCGAAAGCAGCCTTTGATAACATTATATCCATCTCTTCAAAGAAGTCCCAAATCAGATCATTGTTGGAAAAGTTGCCCAAGAGAGATAGGGTAGAGCTTGAAGCCCGTTTCTCTCTacagcttgaagaagaagaagcactTCGTGGTCGTCTACTCTCAGAAATTGTGAATTCAGAAGAAGATAGATGTGCCTTTGAAAAACTCATATCTGATTATTTGTCATCATATGATCAAGATGTTTCTGATAGCAAACTTCCTCCTGGATCACAAATGCCTTCATCTTCCTCCACATCT GGCTGCTAA